Genomic DNA from Epinephelus moara isolate mb chromosome 24, YSFRI_EMoa_1.0, whole genome shotgun sequence:
ATGGTTGCTCTGTAGAAAATCAACATAATATTCCTACAGACACCAAACACTCAAACACTGAGtcggcagagaaaatgcaggcGCTGGTGGATTCGGGCACAGACACTTGCCACTTGCGTGTGCCAGCTTAACTCATTATCAGTGTGAACCCCCAGATATTTGTATGAATTGACCTGCtcaaagggacattgtgtaacattttcagttgtttattggcaaaaatcaaagtctgcattcataaatatgtcgtcattggtgtactattacctccaccgaTAATCTGatttattctcgtaaaaggagaatttcaaatttgtttgtacattgtgtggGTATGTCAactggggggttccataacgtttcaCCATCTTcagaatacatccgccagcaggggacatacagccccgccttCGGCGTTGTCGTTGAGAGCCAGaccagcgctgcgtgactgagaagccgaagaAGAGGAGTAACTAGTAGTAGTAGCAACtgctactaccccggcactactgcagcataacaaagtcccactctttgagcataatgcaggatcatgcatatgaaGCATCACGGGACAACAGTCCtatgttgtaaacacagccagcatggtgaggacggggtttgtcaacttgcgttgcgtgtgtctgtgtaggagcctgaatgaatactccatgaagtatcggatgacatggtttcatcaatgttatcatagctttttggtacacagcggctactgttggtgcaatacgcgtttgaaacagtgaggcgctagagtgtgctatccgtttgaatgcaatatatgatttcaacgttagatgggaaaaattcctacacagtggctacggttacatgatggtttctcattcggaatgaaataaatctgaatgaaatcattcggaattaaagtctttccaggtagtttacatgggaaatattcattccgaatgagggtttacatgggagatcagttcaatcgcctttattcgggtctgcgcaaggtttggggcagggaaggtctctgattggatagggggcggggcggatgttgcgtgtttacatttaccggaagaaaacactgtagtcctcgctccggataacaagatgcttgacgacgccgttcttagtgcctttttcgggcttgttttgcttatattcttgaagcagcagtacgacaacaaccttgttctgctaatgcttcatctgttgaggaggagaagggaggtagaagaccgtgctgtggcgaatggaaaccggtgagtgcaacgagtccgactgctctatctcagcccgttgctatgcagcccgttgctatgcgcgctatatacgtcatcgcgccagaagggcaaggaaaagagcatgcgcagaaagaccggaatgaacataaagaggaatgagtgtatacatgcacacaaaattctttcattcagaatgacaaacggaataaaccaccccctttaatcggatttaattttcaatcggaatgaccgtttacatgaccacttttaatcggaatggcctttcattccgattaaaagtggaattaaactgtgcatgtaaacgtactgagtgtgaCTTTAAGGTTTGAACAGTCCATGCTGGGGGTGGGTGGGGTCCCTGAGTATGGATGCAGCTCTCCAGTGGACTCTGCGGTGGTAGGTGCTCTGCAGAGAGGGCAGTCATCAGTGATCAGGGCCTAGTGATCTTCTCAGCAGTTTTCACCACTCTCTGCACGTTTTTGCGGTCCATAGCAGTAGTGCTGCCGTACCACGCAGTGATGCAGCTAGTCAGGATGCCCTCCACAATGCAGCTGTAGAAGATGCTGAGGATTTTGGCCGACATGCCAAACTTCCTCAGCCTCCTCAGAAAGTACTACTGTTGAGCTTCTTGACCAGCTGTGTGGTGTTGAGTGTCCAGGTGAGGTCCTCACTGATGTGGACTCCCATGTTAGTGTGGCCACTACAGTGCAGAGCCACAAGATCaggcattttgttttgcagttgtAAGTCCGTCCATCTGTCCTATCCTCTGTGAATATCTTgtcaatatctcaagaacaacttgagggaatttccttaaatttggcacaaatgtccacttggaatgatgaactgattagaatttggtggtcaaaggtcaaggacaCTGTGGCCTCTGATgctgattatgacaaaattatgacagaaatgtctaataggataaaatgatgacgtgatgatattttacatccaaaaggtccaaggtcaacttcactgtgacatcaaaatgttctgtgaaaacctttttttggccatcattcaacatcataacgtaggaacagaaggggagacatttggtcagatactgaattggtgactctaatcttgggtgttcaccttgaaactgtgctgattgtatggaTTATCTGTACTCTTGGTGGGAAgacgtgtgtgaagcatccatgttttcacagacatggatgtaaattatAAGTGCAACTTGAATGGtccatggaggcatacaaccgcaaagtggtaattctagtttacaTCGACTTCAAGCAAAATActgattataataatatttgTCAGTGGCACAGTTAAACACTGGTGAATCAAGGGGGTGTAATCAAAAATGAATTGAAGTTGTATGCCTAAAATAATGTCCAgtataaaaaaatcatataacCATTTGCAGCACCTTAAAGATGTATAGCTTTCACTGTGAAACCCGCTCCCCTCCGTTTATGGAgcaatcatttttaaaatgggcACATTAGGAGAAGTGAAATTAGCATTTGCCAAGTATTTGGCTAACAACTAAATGTTGCGTCACTTTTTCAGAATATTTCTGCTCTCTATTTGAGCTGTTTTTGAAAATATCGTATTACTGTTGCCACTGAGTGAATGAACCTGGCACAGATGCACAGCTGTAAGGATGCTTCGGGGCGTGAGCACCCTAATATTTTGTGCCCCACTTGCAGTTTCTAAAAAATGAGTTTCATCAGATGGTGTGGTATGCACACTTGAATGAGATCAGATCTTTAATAGTCAGTTATCATTACACTAATTACATGATGCCTAAATTGTTTTGAAGCAGCAGCTAGAGACTCTGAGGGGACTGTTTCTTCGAGACAGCTGCACCAAAGTGTGCACCAGCTAACAGCAAAAACCAACTTAATTACATCTCAGAATGCTTAAAGTCCACTGCTCGGTGACATgtggaagagagggagagatctGTCTGTCTCCCACTCTGCTTGTGGTTTTGGCAGAAGCAAAGTCTGACCCTGTGGGCGTTCTGGGCAGGGCTGCTCTGGTATGTTTGGCTGCAGCATTAGTGGCTGCTCGATTGGTACAGACAGGAAGGACAGAGCTGTCCCACGTACAAGGCTTTTTTGTGGTCTCACTCTTCTATTTTTTACCCCTAGTGCCTCTTTGTAGACACATACTGCGTGAGAGAAAGTCTTGTTTATACTCTCACTCTATGTTTTCTGCAGAGATGATAATGAtgcactttttactttttaatttattcactAAGAGTATAATCTAACATGTCTCACTCAGCAATTGCTTCTCTGTGTCTTACAGAACATCATAAAGAAGGTGAATGGTCAGAAGTTTGTCTATCGCTTTGTGTCCTATCCTGACATCCTAAAAGGAGATGTTGCTACCCGAACACAGGGCGGGGATGTAGGTGCTGGGGGCATCCCACACCTATCAAAGAGGGTAGACAGCACCGCACAGGAGGGTGAGTCTGGTGACCGCAGTAGCACAGCAGCTCTGGGCTCCAGCTCCAAGCCATCAAACCGCAACGACTACATCCACTCTGGCCTGTATACCTCTTTTACTCTCAACTCACTGCAAAATGGACGCCAGCTCTTTAAGTCCATCAAAATTGAGAACCCAGCAGAGAAGATGGCTGACAAGAGAGGTCTCACTGCTGCACCCCAGAGCCAGGAGCAGTTGCAGCAGCCAACTGCTTTGCCATCTGTCATCAAGTTTGGAAACACCCCTCCAAAGCCAGCACCACCAGCGTCTATTGAAGTGGTCATAGAGCCGGAACTGATGTCCAACCCCTTGGATTCTTTGCATGCTCCAACCTTGAGGACGGAAGATGTTCACTCCTCCCTGCCGTCCCAGTCCGTCTACCCATTTGAAAACATCCGCCCATCTGAGCCAACGTTTGGCCTACCAGACCTGATCTCAGCCAGTCCGTCCCCAAGCCTAGTGCCTGACTCCTCCCAGGAGCTGGTGATTGACAGCGATATAGAGTCTGGATCTTCTCAGCCCACAGATGCTCAGGCACCAGAACTCACAGATGCACAGGAGAAGGCTagtatacatacaaacacatctCACACCATGCAAGTTAAATActtcaaaaataacaaaacattttaaagcttACTCTAACTTCTGTTAtatacacgtgtgtgtgtgcatatatactgtatatatatatatatatatatatatatatatatatatatatatatatatatatatatgtatgtatgtatgtatgtatatagatatatgtatgtatatgtatatattaggGCTGCtcaattatggaaaaaatcataatcacgattttggtcaaaattgaaatcacgattatgcgccacacgtgatgacttatattgtttacacgacggcatgtcatttctgtcattaCATGGTTGCACGTTTacatttctcctctgctctctgtatcgcgcacggcggagttcggtcccgatgtgtgcacacacacacacacacacacacacacacgtgcccacacacacacacacactcacagaccaacctctctcgctttccctctgccattttccgcacgctgtttttgaaatcttccgcAATCACCTGCCCCCCGCATTACtcgtagttcacctacttgactggcttgTGGAGTGAATAGGAGAGGAGGGGGCGGTATTGCACATGTGCGGCTTctgtagaagacaaaataacatctccagacgtccgtgaccaaaaatcgtttaccctggatttcattaattttgaaatcgtttgacctcaaaatcgtaatcgcaatcaccagacgattaattgcacagccttagtatatatatatatatatatatatatgcatatatatatgtgtgtgtatatgtatatatgttgtgtgtatatattCCAACGGCGcttcaaaaatagaaaatctaaACATGGAGGCACATGTTTTAATTGTGGGGTCTGCCACAAATACattaatgtgtgggaaaccccgTGCAAAGTTCTCCAGATGTTGTAATGCAAACTTTAAACAAGCTTTTCTGCAAAAATATGACTCGCCATATTTGGAGGAGAAAAGTTCAGTTGAAGTTCAGAGGTGGAAACATCatcatttggggctgtttctcttctcatgtgaCCAGCAGATTTCATAAAGGAAAGATAAATGGTGCCATGCACTGAAAATTCTTGAGAAGAATCTGTTGCCATCCACCAGTGACGATGGAAAtatgtttaatgaaaaaaatgttgacatgctGAATACTTATTTCCCCCACTGTGTGCAGATTACAGTTTTTTCTTATACTCTGAACACATCAAATGAGCTGTGTAACCTAAAGTTCACAAATAGTTATTATATTGATTGACCCAGATATTTTAGAGCAAACAAATGAAAGatgactaaattaaaaaaaaatgatatcaaTGAAACAAATTGTAATGTGTCTCTTGTCCACCAGGTGGACAGTGCCATGGGTTTGTCTGGAGACGAGACCAGTCTGGTAGACGCTGAAACCAGTTCATCCTCGCTTAGCAGCAGCACCACAGTCAGCACTCTGAGCTCAGGAAAGACACGCAAGCCACCGAAAATTCTGCAGATCAGCCCACCGGCTCTGCTGGTCACCACCTCTGACTTCTCCCCCATGAACCTTTGCAGCCCATCTCTACCTACTGCCTCTCTCACACCAGCAATGCTACAGGTAAGTCATCCTTGTTTGGTAGAGAAGTATATTGTATTGAGTTAAAATCACAATTaagcaaaacataaataaacaacaatacaaATCAGGAGGTATTAACGGATTGTGAATACTAAATGAAGAGTAAATTATAAAACATTTGGGTTTAAGTAATAAGACTGTTTAATAAGTGTGGGATAAATTTTCATTCTAGCACTTTGACAGATGCACAGTGTGCATTAAACTGGTGAATGTGAGGGACAGCAGCACTTCGTGAATATGAAATTTTTCTCTGCACCTTAAAgatgatgaaatgaaataagGTGCTCAAGAGAATATGACCACTGTAGCCTTTTTTCTTTATGTGGAAAAAATTATCAAGGCAACGTTGGGTTTATAGTTTACTGGGCACTAATTAACAGTTAGTTTAATTACGAGTCAGAAGAGCAGAAATGTCAGCCATCTTTTTAATGTCTATACTCACTGTCAACtacattataatttaaaatgccATCTGTACTTAAAAAGGAACATTCAGCTATTCCCATGCTTTTTATGCCTCAGCACCGGCGATATctgtggcacaaatgttcacttggactcagcgatgaactgattagtttttggtggtcaaaggtcaaggtcactgtgacattgtccgtctcattctcatgcacgtgatatttcaagaatgtcttgagggaatgtcttcaagtttggcacagATATTCTCTTGGACTCTATGATGAGCTGTTGAGATTTTGATgatcaagggtcaaaggtcaaggttgctgtgaccttgcatccatctcattctcgtgaacacaatatctgaaGAACAGCTTaaggaaatttctttaaatttgacacaaacgttcacttggactcaacaatgaacttattgaattttggtggtcaaagtcaaagtcagtgtGATCTTGCTTTTGTTCCATCCTCGTGAACATGATACCCCCAGAACACCTTAAgtgattttctttaaatttgacacaaatgtccataattttttgtggtcaaaggtcaaggtcagtttgacctcacaaaatatgtttttggccatcactcaagaattcatatgctaattattacaaaacttcacacaaatgtctgataggatataatgataaagtgatgacattttatattcatgtcATATCCAACAGGTATCCAACTTCACTGTGGCATCataattacctccgccaaggaggctatgttttcgccggtgttggtctgtttgtctgtgtgtttgtttgtctgtttgtttgtctgcaaaataactctaaacagattttgatgaaattttcaggaaaggttgataatgggacaagggacagatgataaaattttggtggtgatcagttgaagcgaaatggataaaataataaaatggcgggaaatccaagctgcttggcggaggtctgcgcatGGCGGGAAATCcaagctgcttggcggaggtctgcgctctccgagcgcttttctagttttctgcataaaacacttttctggccattattcaacatcatctCTTAGGAGCAGAAGGGGAAATATAACTAAGATACTTAATGGTGACAATCAttttgggtgcccaccttgaaactgtgctgattatttagatcctctgtgctgtcgAGGGgacaatgtgtgtgaagcatccatgctTTCACAGACATTGATGTAAACTTTAAGAgcgacttgagacttgactggtgcacagagaCATAAAGTTGTGCTTCCCATGTTTTAATAACAACTCGATACTGGAcccaagatggcacctattcaGTCCAGTGGACTTGCTCACCTGGCGCATACGCCAAAAGAGTTCTAACTTCTGGGTTTACTTTCGCggtatgtggcccactgaaAATGCGCAGTTATGTTTCTGCCGCTGGCCCTGCCCACAAGTTCCCGCTCAGCTCATATGCTTTAGATTGTGATGAcgtcacagattttttaatcatttttctcAGCTCCAGGAAagttttaataatataataccTCTacggataaaaaaaaaagaatagaaagaTTACTAATTGGCCTTGTTTGCACTTGgtggtgtcctgtcaacaggtTTATAGACATCGCTTATAGAATGGTGGCCCatgaggaaaatgttttttggggagCAGGGCATTTTTCCACTGGAATACCACTGGGCAAAATATGCTGGAGGGCTGAACAGCTTTCCTAGGGCCCTGGTACTTCCTCTGTTGGATCATTTGCATCCCCTCTTTCAGTCTCAGCCCCTTCTTTATACAATGGGAAGGACAGATGCAATGAGGACGTAAAAGGAAAGAGGAGCTGTAATAAACAGCGGGACATCTGTGCTCATGCCAGTATCACTTTCAAAGGAGCATTTATTCTTTACATATACCTACTGTAAATGAGCTGCCACTGAGCCTGTAATAAGTTGTTCTGGATGGCTTTGATGTCCCTGAGTTTGGTCATATGATCAATGGCGGTTTTGggggtgggggcagcaggcGCCAGTGCCCCCGTAACTCTGAGTCCGTGAAGCATTCTTGAAAACACCCAGCAAACATCATCTGTATTTAAAGGTGCTGatacaccaaaccgacatcaaagaactagcagcaacgaaagccaactgttgcgtcgtctacgtcgcctcatgtcgccctgtgtcagttgcatttgaacccactacaaagactacatccgacggccaagtagcacgtacgttctgcgcctgattcaacatgctcaatcggctgacgccgaagtgccgacgATGCGGGAcgcaccgcaaaaactagggcgacagacgctcaccgacggcccgactttgacTCACGgccaaccgtcggcttggtgtgtcagggccttaaaggggcaaaaagtgaaatcgtttcaccgttaggttcgctgttgtgcactgcctgtagaccaaaacaaagtgtgtcatgagccactcctccctctacctctgctctccaccccccaccccactcacctcgtctgtgcagccgagcaccgcagcatctcgacggactattacatccagacggatctggtgtttcttccgcaggctccacttcactcagctgcccgatatacccgctgcttcttcccacatactcagctgcccgatatacccgctgcttcttcccacattaacccgaataacaaaccagggcttggtgctccggttggatccaaacggagagccgggactaatgttagctgggaagctagcggaggctaactggctgtgctggcagctaagtgaagtggagcctgaggaggaagcaccggttagcccccgctagctgggaggctagcggaggcgggaactgcccattggtccaacatcccattgttccaaccatattaaacccattgttccgaagtccgttctgaaatcatcatgatgccctgtggttaaggtctggttaggtttaggcacaaaaaccacttggttagggtcaggaaaagatcatggtgtgggttaaaatggaaaaagaaagtgacaaacacataagccatgagcctgctccccctcaagcctttcccagctgacccacaGCCCGCCACGAGCCATttagcaccgcggacagtcggactaatgggatgtcgaaccaatgggctgtcggaccaatgacatggacctgcggaggctaactggctgtgctggcagctgagtgaagtggagcctgaggaggaagcaccggttagccccggattcacatgaacgcgcagccggaccggcttgtaaacaaggggctggagatcaacacagacagagggtgtgtgaggtcatgctatactccagatgaaattacacctctagttcttcacatagcaattatttaattccttcaatctagaaatgatgaatttcgcttattgctcctttaaggcAACTCTGAGCctgcacagcagcacacagcacCATTGAAGTACACTCTCAAAACGTTTTCTTTCTTATGTggggtggggttttttttgtttttgaaaattgaCTGGatactctcgtcttttctgcgcctgacttcctgtttgactcatttgGTCTGTGCAAATTGACGTGCCATCGTGCGGCGTCCGTCAGAAATAGACCCGGCGCGTATTTTTAGCAGAGCTTAGCGCCGAGCCGCATCTAAGCCACAGCTGGTGGAGCAGCTTACATTGACTTGAATAGCAGCTATTAGCTCCAGCACCCGCGCCTCGGCCGGATGGCGCACTCCACGGATCCAGTTGGTTGCCATAAGTGGGCCTGTCCCAGAGGCATTCAACTACCAGAGAGCTTTTGAAATCCTGTTTTGGAAACCACGTAAAATTAAATCCTCTGATTTAGGGTGCAGTACTTGCAAatcaggagggagggagggagggaaggaggaaagcagaaatttgtgtgtaattaatttaagtgttaccttttgttttcttttcgtattgcatattttgtattgttttgcatatctgtaactgtgtttgtgagtgagaaagtgttaaaagaatattttgtctgcgcatgatttaaaataataaaatagccctccagaggcagatcagtaCGTCAGTCATTTTTCTTGtaattactgaaatgtttaaccactaatccttagctgtattttaagtgtaaccagattgatgcctttaaaccaaatatatacaaaatttTGTCCCGGGGGAGCATACCCCCGGACCCCCCTACAGGGTTCGGAACAACCCCAAAGAATATGAATACAACATAggctgtatatttttttaagttaccATGTGTTTGCCTTGCAATGATCTGTCCAACTGAGCGCAAGAAAACATCCAGCGTTTTACTGATAGTGACAAGCAGGTGGCAGCAGTGCAGCAATAATCTGTAAAGCCAGGCTCtttgggtttgtttttgtggtgttgATGCTGTTTGCAGACCACATGGCTGTGTATGCTGCTTTGTtgaatttagatttagatttgttgtttttcttatgtCCTTTCCCATGCAGGTTAGGTCAGGTTTGATCATGAGATCCAGCGTTCTCCTGCTGTTCAGCTCACATATGAATGAGTTTCTCTCTTTGGTTTGTCTCTCATCTGTCAGTGATCAGGTTTAAGCATTGCCTCATCGTCGAATAGGTCCAGCAGGGTTCAGAAGAGTTCTACAGGGTCAATAAAGATGCATATGGATAAAAGCTGCTGGTAGCTTGTTAACTGCCCTTTAATTTGGAATTTGACCTCACAATTAATTCTCAAAGTGAATAAATACACCAACCATCTAGTGTTGTCTCAGTTGTCAGAGGTGAGTTGTGATTATATTCCCAGTTAAAAGTAACAGGAAAAGTTGacaaaagcagagatgaggTGCAACAGACTGCATATATTCATGCAAACCTTCCACCACAGTGTTAGGACTTAGCGTCTATACCACATGGTATAGACGCTAAGTCCCTTACATTACTCTGTGTTTCagattgtttttacatttgtttgccaTAGATGGAATGATCTATTAATCATGTCTATCCAAACTTCATCATTACCTTTTGGTGTTTGCTATctattttaactagaaacaaaataattcattttcagTGAGGCAGCATAGGTTGTGATGTCAAAGGAAAGCATCAGATATTAAGTGTGTGTGCCAAATGAGAGCTACTAACATTACTGACAGTTCATTATAAGGCACCAATTGTTAGCAATTCCTTAGTCACTAATGGCAAACTGCCATTCATAGGAGTGTAATGttttatagatagatagatagatagatagatagatagatggatagatggatagatggatagatagatagatagactttAGTGTCTGGCCCGACAGTGACAAAAAATTATCCCGTGACAAGGCTCAACAATACACactattacatttaaaacacatctgaaGCAAATATTAAAGGGGGACTGTTAAAACAGCAACTGTTAAGCAGGTTGAAGTGCAGTGTCTGTTTTAGATTGTTCAGGGTGGTTATTGCAGAGGGAATGAAGGATTTCTCGTAGATGTTTTTCCGGGAGAGGGGTTTTCTGTGATCAGGATGGCTTTCCAGATCAATGAGCAGTTATACAGATCAGATAGAGGAGTTTGGAGTGAGCTGATTATTTTGCTGGCCTGATTAGTTATGCgggacagttttgttttgtgtttggtggTGAGTGAGTTGTACCAGGATGAAATGTTGAAGGTGAGAATGGATTCAATGAATGAACGGTAAACCAGAGTTAAAATGTCACTCTGGTTTGCCAACATGATAAGTCCTGAGTTATATATAggcatattggatatcagcaaaaaatccaatatcctGCATCCCTACTGTCAACAGATCTTTGGTATTTCTTTATTAAAATTCCTCATCAGCCATCGTCTTAAATATACGCTGGTGCAATATATCTGTGGAAATCTAAAATCAGCCAATATCTTCCATGCTGTCCGGTGCCAATGCAATGCACTGAGTCTGTCTTGTTTGTGTCCTTCCTCAGACTCCCACTCTGTTGCTGACTCCCAGTCCTCTGCTGTCCAACATCCACTTCTGGAGCACGCTCAGTCCGGTCGCCCCCCTCAGCCCGGCCACACGACGCCAGGGAGCCCACCTGTTCCAGGTTATTACTGCACATTAGAGCGGTGGTTGTCAAGTGATCTCACTTTCGGACCCACATTTTCACATGGTCATTAtaagaatacttcacctgcaaaatgactgtTGGTGTATCAGTTACTTACTGCATGTTATCCTGAACTGGTGAAGAAAACTAAGTTtgtctcacatgcctccacagtgaacaaagaatctaAAAAAGGAGAGtgttcttgatgaattgaagtaaacagGAATGagattaacaacagcaaaactatatcaaaacatctatttacCCTCTCACATAACTCACGCAGTATCATCCatatctcatttatccagttgtcaatcaatcaatcaattaatcagttttatttataaagcccaatatcacaaatcacaatttgcctcacaggactttacagcatacgacatccctctgtccttaggaccctcacagcggataaggaaaaactccccaaaaaaacccctttaacggggaaaaaaacggtagaaaccctcaggaagagcaactNNNNNNNNNNNNNNNNNNNNNNNNNNNNNNNNNNNNNNNNNNNNNNNNNNNNNNNNNNNNNNNNNNNNNNNNNNNNNNNNNNNNNNNNNNNNNNNNNNNNttccacaggagaggagcctgatagctgaaggctctggctcctgatctacttttggagactttagggaccacgagtaaccctgcgttctccgagcgcagagttctggtgggataatatggcactatgagctctctaagatatgacggagcttgaccatttagagctttataagttaacagtagg
This window encodes:
- the elk4 gene encoding ETS domain-containing protein Elk-4, whose translation is MDNSVTLWQFLLQLLLDSSNEQLICWTNEEGEFKLLQAEEVARLWGARKNKPNMNYDKLSRALRYYYDKNIIKKVNGQKFVYRFVSYPDILKGDVATRTQGGDVGAGGIPHLSKRVDSTAQEGESGDRSSTAALGSSSKPSNRNDYIHSGLYTSFTLNSLQNGRQLFKSIKIENPAEKMADKRGLTAAPQSQEQLQQPTALPSVIKFGNTPPKPAPPASIEVVIEPELMSNPLDSLHAPTLRTEDVHSSLPSQSVYPFENIRPSEPTFGLPDLISASPSPSLVPDSSQELVIDSDIESGSSQPTDAQAPELTDAQEKVDSAMGLSGDETSLVDAETSSSSLSSSTTVSTLSSGKTRKPPKILQISPPALLVTTSDFSPMNLCSPSLPTASLTPAMLQTPTLLLTPSPLLSNIHFWSTLSPVAPLSPATRRQGAHLFQFPSVLTPQFQIPVHSMDGTNTPGPISPDPQKT